CGCTGCGGGCCGGCGGCGCCCAGCCGTTCGTCGGCGTGCCGACCGTCGGGCGGCTCACGCGGCCAGGTGCGGCGCCCGACCAGCTCGAGGCGCTCGCGGCGACCCTGATCGCGCGCGGGGCCGCCGCGGTGCGCGTCCACCCGACGCCGGGCACGCTCGAGATCCTGGTCGACGCCGACGCGACCACCGCCGCGGGCGACGCCACGCTCGCCGCCATCGAGGAGCTCGCCGTCGAGCAGCAGCTCGACGGCGTCCGCTGGTCCGGCCCAGGGGTACGCGCGGTCGAGGCGATCGTCGACGCGCCCGACCTCGAGCGCGCCCTCGCCGAAGCGGCCGTGGCCGCGCGGACGATCGCCGCCGCCGCGCGCGCCCCGGTGATCACGCCGCGGATCGGCGAGACCCACGCGATCGGCATCGATCCCGATCGCGCCGCGATGCTCGGCGTGCCGGTGGCAGCGATCATCGGGGCGCTGCGGATCGCCGGCGGCGCGGTCGTCACCAGCGTCCAGGGCCCGGACGACGCGCGCGACGTGCGCCTGACCTGGGGCGATCCGGACGCGGTCGAGCGCCTGGACCTGCCGGTCCGCACGAGCACCGGCGCGACGCTCCCGCTCCGCGAGCTGGTCACGATCAGCGACCGCCGTGCCCCCGAGCGCATCCTCCACGACGACCGCCGTCGCGCGGTGGTCTACTGGCTGCGCGCGCCGCGCGGCCGCACCTTGAGCGCGACCCGCGCGGTCCTGGCGAAGGCGCTGCCGGGCGCGCGCGTGCGGACCGCGGAGCTCGACCGCGATCGCTGGTAGCCGCGGAGCTCAGGCGCGCGCGGCGCGCGCGACCAGGCCGAGGCCGACCTTCTCGGTCCACCACAGGAGCCCGGTCACGAGCTGGCGTCGATCGTCGACGAACGACGGCTTCTTGCCCTCGAAGGCGTGGCCGACGAACTGGAAGGTCCAGCCGACGGTGAACAGCGGGATCGCCAGCGGCAGGCCGATCACGGTCGCGCCGATCGGCAGCGACGCCGCGATCATCGGGATGCCGATCGAGTGGCAGG
The genomic region above belongs to Myxococcales bacterium and contains:
- a CDS encoding DUF962 domain-containing protein is translated as MALVNLNAEWSELMDRYQADHQHPVNQACHSIGIPMIAASLPIGATVIGLPLAIPLFTVGWTFQFVGHAFEGKKPSFVDDRRQLVTGLLWWTEKVGLGLVARAARA